GCGGCGACGACGGCCGGCGAGCCGCGGCGGCCGGCGGCGGCGCCGGACGGGAGCAGGGCGTCGAGCAGCGCGGCGGCCCCCGTCAGGTAGGTGTTGGTGGCGGCGAGGGTGAGGACCAGGGCCGCGCCCGCGGCCAGCAGGGCGCCCCGGCCGCCGATCGCGGCCCGCATCAGGTCGGCGAGCGGGACCGAGCCGCCCGCGCCGGGGCCGAGGACGGCGACGGTCGCGGCGGCCAGCCCGAGGCAGAGCAGCGAGGTGACCAGGAAGGCGATCAGCACCACCCGGCGCAGCTGCCGGCGAGGGTCGCGCAGCCGGGTGGTGAGCGAGGCGGCGGCCTCCCAGCCGACGAAGGCGAACATCAGCGGCGGTGCGGCCTGCGCGACGCCCGTCCAGCCGTGCGGCAGGAACGGCGTCCAGTGCGCGGCCTTCGCGGCCGGCGCGGAGCCGAGCACCGCGAACAGCACCAGGCCCACCAGGGCGGAGACCAGCACCAGTTGGAGACCCGCGCCGGTGCGCACCCCGAGCAGTCGGATCGCCAGCACCAGGGCCAGCAGGAGGATGCCGGCCCGGACGGCCGTCCCCTCGTCGGCGCCGATCGCCGCCGCCGCGTAGCTGCCGCCGATCAGGCAGACCACCGGCGCGCCCGCGACCACGCCCGCCAGGAAGCACCAGCCGGCGGCCCGCCCGGCCCGGGTGCCGAGGCCCGCGGCGGTGTACCCGGCCACGCCGCCGGTCGAGCCGAGGCGGGTGCCGAGCCCGCAGAACACCG
The DNA window shown above is from Streptomyces sp. TLI_171 and carries:
- a CDS encoding APC family permease; the encoded protein is MTDTAAATRAQPSSSRPTPSQLSTAGASALYIGALLGPSLLLLPGLAARAAGPASLLAWLALLGLSGLIAAVFCGLGTRLGSTGGVAGYTAAGLGTRAGRAAGWCFLAGVVAGAPVVCLIGGSYAAAAIGADEGTAVRAGILLLALVLAIRLLGVRTGAGLQLVLVSALVGLVLFAVLGSAPAAKAAHWTPFLPHGWTGVAQAAPPLMFAFVGWEAAASLTTRLRDPRRQLRRVVLIAFLVTSLLCLGLAAATVAVLGPGAGGSVPLADLMRAAIGGRGALLAAGAALVLTLAATNTYLTGAAALLDALLPSGAAAGRRGSPAVVAATAVTGIPLVALVGSGVLTTSQLVSVPTALFLSVYLGCLASAVRVLTGPARLAAAICCPAVLALLLGTGWPVLAAAAVALAAAALPTRPRRAAATAPAPADPN